From Chryseobacterium sp. H1D6B, a single genomic window includes:
- a CDS encoding thioredoxin family protein, producing MEKYWNKGMSFELYLETIQSKIDSQENNTFADKQLISIKRAGRIMENYIPDSKQQKNLEEKNFNGKVLIIAEDWCGDCSQSVPVINKFFNENNNQVKVLYRDENPDLMKLFLTDGNESIPIVIFLDEKNNIINHWGPRTAFGKELLLKYKKDPENYPRELFLADLQSYYTTNNGFDIIDEAISLL from the coding sequence ATGGAAAAATATTGGAACAAAGGAATGTCTTTCGAATTATATCTTGAAACAATTCAAAGCAAAATAGATTCTCAAGAAAATAACACGTTTGCAGACAAACAGCTTATATCTATAAAAAGGGCCGGCCGTATTATGGAAAATTACATTCCTGATTCGAAACAGCAAAAAAATTTAGAAGAAAAAAACTTTAATGGGAAAGTTTTAATTATTGCTGAGGACTGGTGCGGCGACTGCAGTCAGTCTGTCCCCGTAATTAATAAGTTCTTTAACGAAAACAATAATCAGGTAAAAGTACTGTATAGAGATGAAAATCCGGATTTAATGAAGTTATTTTTAACTGACGGAAATGAATCCATTCCTATTGTCATTTTTCTTGATGAAAAAAATAACATCATTAATCATTGGGGCCCGCGCACAGCCTTTGGTAAAGAACTTTTATTAAAATACAAAAAAGATCCTGAAAATTACCCTAGAGAGCTTTTCCTTGCTGATCTGCAAAGTTACTATACAACAAACAACGGTTTTGATATTATTGATGAAGCAATATCACTTTTATAA
- a CDS encoding NAD-dependent epimerase/dehydratase family protein, with translation MKVAVFGSSGFVGKNLIQALQLETEVQEVSLRNASWKEAIDRETDVMINLVGKAHDHKGTATEKEYYFANVELTKEVVETFKKSNADLLIHVSSIAALEEFGSDKPLEELDNCHPVSLYGKTKREAEEWILAQDLSDQKKIIVVRPPMIHGPGDKGNLGLLYKMISRGVPYPLASFENNRSFLSIDNFCYFLLEIIKKQSKVSSGIYHICDDEPVATKKIIEIIKEVTNKRTINLPIPQIVIQKIAKIGDFIPFPLNTKRLQKMTSNLLVSNEKIKKALSIEHLPVSAEEGLIKTIKSFQLK, from the coding sequence ATGAAAGTAGCCGTTTTTGGAAGTTCAGGTTTTGTTGGAAAAAATTTGATTCAAGCTTTACAATTGGAAACTGAGGTTCAAGAAGTTTCATTACGAAATGCTTCTTGGAAAGAAGCCATCGACAGAGAAACTGATGTTATGATTAATTTAGTAGGTAAAGCGCATGATCATAAAGGAACTGCAACTGAAAAAGAATATTATTTTGCTAATGTGGAACTAACTAAAGAAGTAGTTGAAACATTTAAAAAATCTAATGCTGATTTACTTATTCATGTAAGTTCAATTGCCGCTTTAGAAGAATTTGGGTCAGATAAACCTTTGGAAGAATTAGACAATTGTCATCCTGTCTCTTTATATGGAAAAACTAAAAGAGAAGCTGAAGAATGGATTTTAGCGCAGGATCTTTCAGACCAGAAAAAAATAATTGTTGTTAGGCCTCCAATGATCCATGGTCCCGGCGATAAAGGAAATTTGGGTTTGCTCTATAAAATGATTTCAAGAGGAGTACCATATCCCTTAGCTTCTTTCGAAAACAATCGTTCTTTCTTATCAATTGATAATTTTTGCTATTTTTTGCTAGAAATAATTAAAAAGCAAAGTAAAGTAAGTTCTGGGATCTATCATATTTGTGATGACGAACCAGTTGCCACAAAGAAAATTATTGAAATTATAAAAGAAGTTACAAATAAAAGAACAATTAATTTACCTATTCCCCAAATAGTAATACAAAAAATAGCCAAGATAGGTGATTTTATCCCATTTCCTCTCAATACTAAAAGATTACAGAAGATGACCAGTAATCTGCTAGTTTCTAATGAAAAAATTAAAAAAGCGTTAAGCATAGAGCACCTTCCTGTTTCTGCTGAAGAAGGACTTATCAAAACAATTAAAAGTTTTCAATTAAAGTAA
- a CDS encoding YncE family protein codes for MKNYFSVKPAKLITSALFLGLTFTTSCDNDNDGTSAKPLEEKVVVANRDSGTVSFINALTNTITKTLSIPNSEPMYIVYVPKTDKVYVGDRAGKKIHVINPQNQQIENSINVGNGVFHMWADGQGKELWVSNDIDNTVSVVNLASNTVTATINIGMKPHDVFLTQDGTTAFVSVIASDSSPDKVFQYSTSTYTKTGEASVGKDPHLFRLSNNRLYVPCQSGKLYVLDAATMNPILEKDYTGAHGIFPSPDQNTLFVTNITGGQLYSINTLTGSPANNPTASTNPAPHNIIVNQSGNKMFVTHSGADSNTISTYRVTPSGAVTALSTIKVGTNPFGLTYYKRKQN; via the coding sequence ATGAAAAATTATTTTTCTGTAAAACCAGCTAAGTTAATTACTTCAGCACTCTTTTTAGGATTAACATTCACTACCTCTTGTGATAATGACAATGACGGAACCTCTGCAAAGCCTCTTGAAGAAAAAGTAGTTGTTGCAAATCGCGACAGCGGTACTGTCAGTTTTATTAACGCTCTCACCAATACGATTACAAAAACTTTATCAATACCAAATTCAGAACCTATGTATATAGTGTACGTTCCAAAAACTGATAAGGTGTATGTTGGTGACAGGGCAGGAAAAAAAATACATGTTATTAATCCCCAAAACCAGCAGATTGAAAATTCTATAAACGTTGGAAATGGAGTATTTCATATGTGGGCAGATGGGCAAGGCAAGGAACTCTGGGTATCAAATGACATAGACAATACCGTTTCTGTGGTAAATTTAGCCTCCAATACAGTTACAGCTACTATCAATATCGGAATGAAGCCTCATGATGTATTTTTAACACAAGACGGCACCACGGCTTTTGTATCAGTAATAGCAAGTGATTCATCTCCTGATAAAGTTTTTCAATATTCTACTTCTACCTACACAAAAACTGGAGAAGCAAGCGTAGGGAAAGATCCTCATCTATTCCGTTTATCTAATAACAGACTGTATGTTCCCTGCCAGTCTGGAAAATTATATGTACTTGATGCTGCCACTATGAATCCAATTCTTGAAAAAGACTATACGGGCGCTCATGGAATTTTCCCGTCTCCAGATCAAAATACTCTCTTCGTTACCAATATCACTGGGGGACAGCTGTACTCAATTAATACTTTAACAGGCAGCCCTGCTAACAACCCTACAGCATCCACAAATCCTGCTCCTCACAATATTATAGTAAATCAATCAGGAAATAAAATGTTTGTTACCCATTCAGGAGCTGACAGCAATACTATTTCCACCTACCGGGTTACTCCATCCGGAGCTGTTACTGCTCTATCAACAATTAAGGTAGGAACAAATCCTTTTGGTCTCACTTACTACAAAAGAAAACAAAATTAA
- a CDS encoding NAD-dependent epimerase/dehydratase family protein, whose protein sequence is MKNILITGGAGFIGSNLALKLISKGHTITILDNLSPQIHGETPETTSPLYQSIKNEVNFIKGTVTSREDWKKALEGQHVIVHLAAETGTGQSMYCIEKYTEVNIQGTAIMLDLLANSENTVEKIVIASSRSIYGEGKYQHPELGIVYPAHRKEDDMLSGDFEVKYKDGQKLELLATDENSKIHPSSVYGITKQNQEQMIMTVCPTIGIAPVAFRYQNVYGPGQSLSNPYTGILSIFSTQIRNGNGIKIFEDGKETRDFVYIDDVVNATILGIEKEEANGEVFNVGTGVPIDVLTVANTLINSYNIEVPVTVTGNFRLGDIRHNFADLSKINAKLGFEPTVYFEEGIKNFSNWVLQQEIQEDKLSDSLEEMKAKGLYK, encoded by the coding sequence ATGAAAAATATACTTATCACCGGAGGAGCTGGTTTTATCGGTTCGAATTTAGCTTTAAAGTTAATTTCTAAAGGTCATACGATAACAATTCTTGATAATCTTTCACCCCAGATTCATGGTGAGACTCCTGAAACTACATCACCCCTTTATCAGAGTATAAAAAATGAAGTTAACTTCATTAAAGGAACTGTAACTTCAAGAGAAGATTGGAAAAAAGCTTTAGAAGGACAGCATGTAATTGTTCATTTAGCTGCTGAAACAGGAACTGGGCAATCAATGTACTGTATTGAAAAATATACTGAAGTTAATATACAAGGAACAGCCATTATGCTGGATCTGCTTGCAAATAGTGAGAATACAGTAGAAAAAATAGTTATTGCATCATCAAGATCGATCTATGGAGAAGGAAAATATCAGCATCCTGAGCTTGGTATTGTTTATCCTGCTCATAGAAAAGAAGATGATATGTTAAGTGGAGATTTTGAAGTGAAATATAAAGACGGTCAAAAACTAGAATTATTGGCTACAGACGAAAACTCAAAAATCCACCCATCTTCTGTTTATGGAATTACTAAACAAAACCAGGAGCAGATGATTATGACTGTTTGTCCTACGATCGGTATAGCACCGGTAGCTTTCCGTTACCAGAATGTGTATGGTCCCGGCCAGTCTCTTTCTAATCCGTATACTGGAATTTTATCTATATTTTCTACCCAGATCAGAAACGGGAACGGGATCAAAATTTTTGAAGACGGTAAAGAAACCAGAGATTTTGTATACATTGATGATGTAGTCAATGCAACAATTCTTGGAATAGAAAAAGAAGAAGCTAATGGCGAGGTCTTCAATGTTGGTACTGGAGTTCCTATAGATGTTTTAACGGTAGCAAATACATTAATTAATTCTTATAACATTGAAGTTCCCGTAACGGTTACTGGAAACTTTAGATTAGGAGATATTCGCCACAATTTTGCAGACCTTTCAAAAATAAATGCTAAACTCGGTTTTGAACCTACAGTTTACTTTGAAGAAGGAATAAAGAATTTTTCAAATTGGGTGCTGCAGCAAGAAATTCAAGAAGATAAGCTTAGTGACTCTTTAGAAGAAATGAAAGCTAAAGGTTTATATAAATAA
- a CDS encoding exodeoxyribonuclease III produces the protein MKLITYNVNGIRAAFTKDFLGWLKTADPDIICVQESKAGNDQIDIESLEKLGYHSYWHSAVRKGYSGVGIASKIKPNHVEYGCGIESYDNEGRIIRADFEGYSVISVYVPSASNIERLDFKMQFCHDFLAYIKNLKKEIPNLIISGDFNICHEAIDIHDPIRLKNASGFLPMEREWMTSFIEECELIDSFRFFNGDPDNYTWWSYRQNSRAKNKGWRLDYNFTSYSLKDKLSRSVILKEAVHSDHCPALLEVNL, from the coding sequence ATGAAACTTATTACTTATAACGTCAATGGAATTAGAGCGGCTTTTACCAAAGATTTTTTAGGCTGGCTTAAAACTGCTGATCCGGATATCATCTGTGTTCAAGAAAGTAAAGCTGGAAACGACCAGATAGATATCGAAAGCCTGGAAAAGCTAGGATATCACAGTTATTGGCATTCTGCAGTAAGAAAAGGATACAGCGGTGTAGGAATAGCCTCTAAAATAAAACCTAATCATGTAGAGTATGGATGCGGGATTGAAAGCTACGATAATGAAGGGAGAATTATCCGTGCTGATTTCGAAGGCTACTCTGTAATTTCAGTTTATGTACCCTCTGCTTCCAATATTGAAAGACTAGATTTTAAAATGCAGTTCTGTCATGACTTTTTAGCATACATCAAAAATTTGAAAAAAGAAATTCCTAACTTAATTATTTCCGGGGATTTTAATATCTGCCATGAGGCAATTGATATCCATGATCCTATACGTTTAAAAAACGCTTCCGGTTTTTTGCCAATGGAAAGAGAATGGATGACAAGCTTCATTGAAGAATGCGAATTAATAGACAGTTTCCGGTTTTTCAATGGTGATCCTGATAATTACACCTGGTGGAGTTACAGGCAGAATTCCAGGGCTAAAAACAAAGGATGGAGATTAGATTATAACTTCACGTCTTATTCTTTAAAAGATAAGCTTTCTAGATCTGTGATTTTAAAGGAGGCTGTTCATTCAGACCACTGCCCTGCTTTATTAGAAGTAAATCTATAG
- a CDS encoding MliC family protein: protein MKRNILVVAACTALFLTSCKKEKSTVFKNMMANTDTISKSSDSTAVSDKKDDLVKSTATDSNGQKLDMKFNNTKDTATLIFNGETIELAGQKPASGIWYKNDHYELRGKGESVELSKDGKVVFKK from the coding sequence ATGAAAAGAAATATTTTAGTTGTAGCAGCCTGCACCGCTCTATTCTTAACATCATGTAAAAAAGAAAAAAGCACAGTCTTCAAAAATATGATGGCAAATACTGATACAATATCTAAATCCTCTGATTCTACAGCTGTTTCAGATAAAAAAGATGATCTTGTAAAAAGTACTGCGACAGACAGCAATGGACAGAAATTGGATATGAAATTCAATAATACTAAAGATACAGCTACCCTAATCTTTAATGGAGAAACCATAGAACTTGCCGGGCAAAAACCTGCATCTGGGATCTGGTACAAAAATGATCACTATGAGTTAAGAGGAAAAGGCGAATCTGTGGAATTATCTAAAGACGGAAAAGTAGTTTTTAAAAAATAA
- the rfbC gene encoding dTDP-4-dehydrorhamnose 3,5-epimerase, translating to MKIKETPLKDCYIIEPTIFEDDRGYFFEKFNEKKFEELTGMNGHFVQDNISKSSYGVLRGVHLQKGEHAQAKLVSCLEGRVFDVAVDLRRDSSTFGQWFGVELTPENKLQLYVPRGFGHGFSVLSETAVFAYKCDNFYEKESEGSVIWNDPDLNIDWQLPLDIIQLSEKDKNLPKFTEGNF from the coding sequence ATGAAAATAAAAGAAACCCCTTTAAAAGACTGCTACATCATAGAACCTACTATTTTTGAAGATGACAGAGGTTATTTCTTTGAAAAGTTTAATGAGAAAAAGTTTGAAGAACTAACGGGGATGAATGGACACTTTGTACAAGATAATATTTCTAAATCTTCTTACGGTGTTCTTCGTGGTGTTCATCTTCAAAAAGGTGAGCATGCACAGGCGAAATTAGTTTCATGTCTGGAAGGCAGAGTTTTTGATGTTGCTGTAGATTTACGTAGAGATTCTTCTACTTTTGGACAATGGTTTGGTGTAGAGCTGACTCCGGAAAATAAGCTCCAATTATATGTTCCAAGAGGTTTTGGTCATGGCTTTTCAGTATTGAGCGAAACGGCGGTATTTGCATATAAATGTGATAACTTTTACGAGAAAGAATCAGAAGGAAGTGTGATATGGAATGATCCGGATTTGAATATTGACTGGCAGCTGCCTTTAGATATTATTCAACTTTCAGAAAAAGATAAAAATCTACCAAAATTCACTGAAGGAAATTTCTAA
- a CDS encoding septal ring lytic transglycosylase RlpA family protein translates to MMKRFILVIIMMISTLGIYSFTNNTRDAKKTSYASYYHDKFNGRKTANGEVFDNSKFTAANRTLPFGTNIKVTNLNNGKEVIVRINDRGPFHSSRALDISKAAFDEIGDTDHGTIPVEYEIVD, encoded by the coding sequence ATGATGAAAAGATTCATTCTCGTAATCATAATGATGATTTCAACGCTAGGTATTTATTCTTTTACGAATAATACCAGAGATGCGAAAAAAACAAGTTATGCATCGTACTACCACGATAAGTTTAATGGTAGAAAAACAGCAAACGGTGAAGTATTTGATAATTCAAAATTCACAGCTGCAAACAGAACGCTACCTTTTGGTACTAATATTAAAGTAACCAATTTGAATAATGGAAAAGAGGTAATTGTAAGAATAAATGATAGAGGCCCCTTCCATTCATCAAGAGCATTAGATATTTCTAAAGCCGCGTTCGATGAAATCGGAGATACCGATCACGGTACAATTCCGGTGGAATATGAAATTGTCGATTAA
- a CDS encoding lipopolysaccharide biosynthesis protein, with amino-acid sequence MGAKVDLFDERPSNSFFSKAIIRIKKEMYAVKINQYFKGIIEKIKDIKYDYFLLIKGEATPKFFLDFLKSNNPDIQFIFYTYDSFKNNSNGLDILSYFDHQFTFDSQDALQYKMSFRPLFFAQDYGDLNGKNNKFQNDLAFIGTAHSDRYSISEKAKSWCSQHHLKMFTFYFSPSKLLFKYKRLADKEFKNFDYKNISFRSLSHNEIVNIYNNTKVILDINHPGQNGLTMRTFETLGAGRKLITTNPKVKHYPFYDAQNIYVIERGAIKFEEDFFKSDFKEINSDIRESMSLKGWVNEVFGISSITHWEPVLKQ; translated from the coding sequence ATGGGGGCCAAAGTTGATTTATTTGACGAAAGGCCTTCTAACTCTTTTTTCAGCAAGGCGATTATTCGTATTAAAAAAGAAATGTATGCCGTTAAAATAAACCAATATTTTAAAGGAATTATTGAGAAAATTAAAGACATAAAGTATGATTATTTCCTTTTGATAAAGGGAGAAGCTACTCCTAAGTTTTTTCTGGACTTTTTAAAATCTAATAATCCAGATATTCAATTTATTTTTTATACCTATGATTCATTTAAGAACAATTCAAATGGATTAGATATTTTAAGCTATTTTGATCATCAATTTACTTTTGATAGTCAGGATGCCCTGCAGTATAAAATGAGTTTCAGACCTTTGTTTTTTGCTCAGGATTATGGAGACCTAAATGGAAAGAATAATAAATTTCAAAATGATCTGGCGTTTATTGGTACAGCACATTCCGACCGATATAGTATTAGTGAAAAAGCTAAATCTTGGTGCAGTCAGCATCATTTAAAAATGTTTACTTTTTATTTTTCACCGAGTAAACTTCTTTTTAAATATAAAAGATTAGCAGACAAGGAATTTAAAAATTTTGATTATAAAAATATTTCATTCAGAAGCCTTTCGCATAATGAAATAGTTAATATTTATAATAATACAAAAGTTATTTTGGATATTAATCATCCAGGACAGAATGGTTTGACGATGAGGACTTTTGAAACGTTAGGAGCTGGGCGGAAATTAATAACAACCAACCCTAAAGTGAAGCATTATCCTTTTTATGATGCACAGAATATTTACGTGATAGAAAGGGGAGCTATTAAATTTGAAGAAGATTTTTTTAAATCAGATTTCAAAGAAATTAATTCAGATATTAGAGAAAGTATGTCCTTAAAAGGATGGGTAAATGAAGTATTCGGTATTTCATCTATAACACATTGGGAACCAGTTTTAAAACAATAA
- a CDS encoding glycosyltransferase family 4 protein: MEYIFIVIILFISMLVYFKIADKYNIIDKPNHRSAHSQITLRGGGIIFPVAFIIFCLFNFNEALESYWSFGLGLLAICTISFIDDIKTLSNRIRLSVHFISVILLLYFTGAFSLMPFWVWPILFILIIGTLNAYNFMDGINGMTGIYSLVTLCSLVYINLEVIQFTQNDFIYYPILACLVFLFFNFRKKAKCFAGDVGSMGIGFWVIGLITLLIMKTGDYKYILLLSIYGIEVVLTIIERILLKENIFEAHRRHLYQLFANEKKVSHLAVSFVYAFFQLIVNAFLIYSNFPIWLVALIIFVPIGGIYLILKWSLKKQYNL; the protein is encoded by the coding sequence ATGGAATACATATTTATAGTAATTATCCTTTTTATTTCTATGTTGGTCTATTTTAAAATAGCCGATAAATATAATATTATAGACAAACCAAACCATAGAAGTGCACATTCACAGATAACCTTAAGAGGAGGGGGAATTATTTTTCCTGTAGCTTTTATCATTTTTTGTCTATTCAATTTTAATGAAGCTTTAGAAAGCTATTGGTCTTTTGGGCTGGGGTTATTAGCAATATGTACTATTAGTTTTATTGATGATATTAAAACCTTATCAAATAGAATTAGATTATCTGTACATTTTATTTCTGTAATACTGCTTTTATATTTCACTGGAGCATTTAGTCTCATGCCTTTTTGGGTTTGGCCTATATTATTTATTCTGATTATAGGTACATTAAATGCCTATAATTTTATGGATGGAATTAATGGGATGACAGGAATTTATAGTTTAGTTACTTTATGTTCTCTTGTTTATATAAACCTTGAGGTGATTCAGTTTACACAAAATGATTTTATATACTATCCAATTTTAGCATGTCTCGTATTTTTATTTTTTAATTTTAGAAAGAAAGCAAAATGTTTTGCAGGAGATGTGGGAAGTATGGGAATTGGTTTTTGGGTAATAGGCCTTATTACTTTATTAATAATGAAAACTGGAGATTACAAATATATTTTGTTATTATCTATTTATGGAATAGAAGTAGTTTTGACTATTATTGAAAGAATTTTATTAAAAGAAAATATTTTTGAAGCCCATAGAAGACATTTGTATCAGCTTTTTGCTAATGAGAAAAAAGTTTCACATTTGGCAGTCAGTTTTGTATATGCTTTTTTTCAATTAATTGTGAATGCTTTTTTAATATACTCAAATTTCCCAATCTGGTTAGTTGCTTTGATTATATTTGTTCCGATAGGTGGAATATATTTAATATTAAAATGGAGTTTAAAAAAACAATATAATCTCTAA
- the rimO gene encoding 30S ribosomal protein S12 methylthiotransferase RimO yields MRTKSVGKKKINIVTLGCSKNVYDSEVLMSQLKANGKEVVHEGRGDIVVINTCGFIDNAKEESINTILDFVDAKNRGEVEKVFVTGCLSERYKPDLIKEIPDVDQYFGTRDLPILLKHLGADYKHELVGERLITTPKHYAYLKISEGCDRPCSFCAIPLMRGGHVSTPIEKLVNEAQKLAKVGTKELILIAQDLTYYGLDIYKKRALGDLLKELVKIEGIEWIRLHYAFPSGFPEDVLDIIREEPKVCNYIDIPLQHINSDLLKSMKRGTTHEKTDALLAKFREKVPDMAVRTTLIVGYPGETEERFQELKDWVKEQKFDRLGCFTYSHEENTGAYVLEDDIPQEVKEARVEEIMEIQSQISWEKNQEKIGKIFKCVFDRKEGNYFVGRTEYDSPDVDNTVLVAADNTYISIGEFAQVKITSAEEFDLYGDLI; encoded by the coding sequence ATGCGCACAAAATCAGTAGGTAAGAAGAAAATCAACATTGTAACACTTGGCTGTTCCAAAAATGTATATGATTCTGAAGTTTTAATGAGTCAGCTAAAAGCCAATGGGAAGGAAGTTGTTCATGAAGGCAGAGGAGATATTGTTGTCATTAACACCTGTGGATTTATAGATAATGCGAAAGAAGAATCTATTAACACAATCCTTGATTTTGTAGATGCTAAAAATAGAGGCGAAGTGGAAAAGGTTTTTGTTACAGGATGTCTTTCTGAAAGATATAAACCGGACTTAATTAAAGAAATTCCAGATGTAGACCAATACTTTGGAACACGAGATCTTCCCATATTATTAAAACATCTTGGAGCAGATTACAAGCATGAATTAGTAGGTGAAAGACTTATTACTACACCCAAACATTATGCTTATCTGAAAATATCAGAAGGCTGCGACAGGCCGTGTTCTTTTTGTGCAATTCCTTTAATGAGAGGCGGACATGTTTCCACACCTATTGAAAAATTAGTTAATGAAGCTCAAAAATTAGCAAAAGTTGGAACCAAAGAGTTGATTCTGATTGCTCAGGATTTAACATATTACGGATTAGATATTTACAAAAAACGAGCGCTTGGAGATTTATTGAAAGAACTTGTTAAAATAGAAGGGATTGAGTGGATACGTCTTCATTATGCTTTCCCAAGTGGTTTTCCTGAAGATGTTTTAGATATTATAAGAGAAGAACCTAAAGTCTGTAACTATATTGATATTCCTCTTCAACATATCAATTCAGATTTATTAAAGTCTATGAAAAGAGGAACTACCCATGAAAAAACTGATGCATTATTGGCGAAATTCAGAGAAAAGGTTCCAGATATGGCTGTGAGAACAACTTTAATAGTAGGATATCCTGGAGAAACAGAAGAACGATTCCAAGAATTAAAGGATTGGGTGAAAGAACAAAAATTTGACAGATTAGGCTGTTTTACTTATTCCCATGAAGAAAATACAGGGGCTTATGTACTTGAAGATGACATTCCTCAAGAGGTAAAAGAAGCTAGAGTAGAAGAAATAATGGAAATTCAGTCTCAAATTTCTTGGGAAAAGAACCAAGAAAAAATAGGTAAAATCTTCAAGTGTGTTTTCGATAGAAAAGAAGGGAATTATTTTGTTGGAAGAACAGAGTATGATTCTCCTGATGTTGATAATACTGTATTGGTTGCAGCAGATAACACCTATATTTCTATTGGCGAATTTGCACAGGTGAAGATTACATCTGCCGAAGAATTTGATCTGTATGGTGATCTTATTTAA
- a CDS encoding bifunctional response regulator/alkaline phosphatase family protein: MSEKILWIDDEIDLLKPHIVFLEKKGYHVTPVNNVNEALELMDSEKFALTLIDENMPGISGLEAIPMIKEKDNSLKIVMVTKSEEEHIMEEAIGSQIADYILKPVNPNQILLSLKKNLQQDNLVEQKTILQYQQEFRNLSMELSYLRNYQDWAEYYKKILNWEVKFDKVADNEFADLLQSQKEEANIQFAKFIENNYEDWLNGSDKPNMSHTLFKDKVKPEIEKDKVLLLMIDNLRYDQWKVVEPLFTKYYNKVSEDYYYSILPTATQYARNSFFAGLLPSEIEKRFPDKWFNDNEEGNKNEFERDFLEDQMKRIGLGSKSMKYLKVLNADFERKIYDDFNQHKNNDLLVIVYNFIDILSHAKTDNHIVDQLIRDDKTFRSLTLNWFENSSLIKIVKLAAENGYKLVITTDHGTVYVKKPSKVVGDRETSTNIRYKTGKSLTYDSSDVWAVTNPEKLFLPKGNLSSKYIFAKNNIFLAYPKNYNHFVNYYKETYQHGGISLEECIIPFSILEPK, encoded by the coding sequence ATGTCGGAAAAGATATTATGGATAGATGATGAAATAGATTTACTTAAACCTCATATTGTATTTTTAGAAAAGAAAGGCTATCACGTAACTCCTGTTAACAATGTAAACGAGGCGTTAGAGCTTATGGATTCTGAGAAATTCGCATTGACACTTATTGACGAAAATATGCCTGGAATATCCGGGCTTGAAGCCATACCAATGATTAAAGAAAAAGATAATTCTTTAAAAATAGTAATGGTAACAAAAAGTGAGGAAGAACATATCATGGAAGAAGCGATAGGATCCCAAATTGCCGACTACATTTTAAAGCCGGTAAATCCCAACCAGATTCTATTATCATTAAAGAAAAATCTACAGCAGGATAATCTGGTTGAACAGAAAACTATTCTCCAGTATCAGCAGGAATTCAGAAACCTTTCTATGGAGCTTTCTTATTTAAGAAACTATCAGGACTGGGCAGAATATTATAAAAAAATATTAAACTGGGAAGTAAAATTCGATAAAGTAGCAGACAATGAATTTGCAGATCTTCTTCAGTCACAAAAAGAAGAAGCTAATATTCAGTTTGCAAAATTTATTGAAAATAATTACGAAGACTGGTTGAACGGAAGCGATAAGCCAAACATGAGCCATACTCTTTTCAAAGACAAAGTGAAGCCTGAAATAGAAAAAGATAAAGTTCTTTTATTGATGATTGACAATCTTCGTTATGATCAATGGAAAGTTGTCGAGCCTTTATTCACTAAATATTATAATAAAGTGTCTGAAGATTATTATTACAGTATTCTTCCTACAGCAACACAATATGCAAGGAATTCTTTCTTTGCCGGCTTGCTGCCGTCTGAGATTGAAAAACGTTTTCCAGACAAATGGTTTAACGATAATGAAGAAGGCAATAAAAATGAATTTGAACGCGATTTCCTAGAAGACCAAATGAAAAGAATTGGTTTAGGATCAAAATCGATGAAATATCTAAAAGTTTTAAATGCTGATTTTGAAAGAAAGATTTATGATGATTTTAACCAGCATAAAAACAATGATCTGTTAGTAATCGTTTATAACTTTATTGATATTTTATCTCATGCTAAAACAGACAATCACATTGTTGACCAGCTGATCCGTGATGATAAGACTTTCCGTTCACTAACCCTAAACTGGTTTGAAAATTCTTCTTTAATCAAAATCGTAAAACTTGCTGCGGAAAACGGGTACAAACTCGTTATTACAACAGACCACGGAACTGTTTATGTAAAAAAACCAAGCAAAGTAGTGGGCGACAGAGAAACATCTACTAATATCCGTTATAAAACAGGTAAAAGTTTAACGTATGACAGCAGCGATGTCTGGGCAGTTACTAATCCTGAAAAGCTTTTCCTGCCTAAAGGAAATTTAAGCTCAAAGTATATTTTTGCTAAGAACAATATTTTCTTGGCCTATCCAAAGAACTATAATCATTTTGTAAATTATTATAAAGAAACTTATCAGCATGGAGGGATTTCACTTGAAGAGTGTATTATTCCTTTCAGTATTTTGGAACCCAAATAG